The following proteins come from a genomic window of Yinghuangia sp. ASG 101:
- a CDS encoding AAA domain-containing protein, whose amino-acid sequence MERCQDPDRGDPPLADSGPAHALTSASDGQDQPEELDGRSVRREDAADVLRAYGPWLERWRRWAARERAERDLRAVYEQAYQWHQKLTQQDDQLELVLAVGLLTWTDPRGDTVHRHLLTRRVETSVDRRTARLTVRLTTEGATRLEDQAFLDTNDGWAPERSAALVEEIAAQSLHPLGEDALEQLAQWQERVLQRPVAFSAEWEPPREPEAGARLTFAPALVLRPRDRNALLGFYDRIADTIASEAHAPLGLAQLVLPLNAEERAGWGGQATPPLFGDDPLFPGKTNERQRSVLRRLEHDSGVVVQGPPGTGKTHTIANLVCALLAQGQRVLVTSARDQALTVLRDKLPPAVRDLCILLLSSARRDGADELDRTINALSDQVAASDPEQLRDEIRRLSARRDEVRGSIRSLTEQVIALREAELYRHPEIAPGYTGTLAEIVQRVRDLTESHSWIGVIPDTGQALSTPPLSPAQAAELLSLLRDGAAEPQRTGVVPHPGTLPSPDDVARALASSLIPDDGLSAEAVGLRDELARFPVDVTDELAALAGDCRTALHHLGIPAATDQWPENKWATRALSDRLSRTNGTLWRRVSELADQLTAVSDQMDELGTKRVVVPGQLSAERADSLLLQGSGLRDHLSAGGKLRTPGSLFSSKAQKAAQEFLDTCTVSGHAPRTVEDIDAVLAYLRAHSLVAAVAKRWAQAGVPASDGPVELRLAALTEAYTLLAHVDAFGAARERIDKLLVRHGRHIPLTSRPAWQNFTNALAALAGWRTADEALAQLGAWDELLRTPVDGSHAAPEALGAAQAVRDHDVDGYTKQLHALREAYAREQRQRRCAVLLEGLRTAHPMFADQLTYSPHDPAWDTRLGSLAEAWAWSAASAFVRGQRTPGRERRLEGELAECERNLEALTGDLAAAWGRLHCLTRMTQQQRSALQAYRNHMASYGKGKGRHAGRYRAAAQDAMRTAQSAVPAWVMPVAQVAEMVQPKRDAFDVVIVDEASQAGMDALFLLWLAPRVIVVGDDKQCAPPLSGMGRVQAIMDRLTSHMPEMPLRLRQLYTPTTNLYGLLSTFFPQVIRLEEHFRCMPEIIGWSSQTFYNNRLQPLRQYGGERLEPLVTRFVDGAVTKGRDSRLHNPKEAEAIVDCVAALTEDPAYQDKTIGIIALQGPVGQVNLLERLVNERLPAPVREHHRIRVGTPASFQGDERHVILLSMVATHPPRIMGGALSERRSYNVAASRAQDQMWLFYSIPPDRLKPGDLRTNLLAYMRNPPAALAAADSLGAVAHDVVQDPFESLFEQHVYLHLRERGYHVVPQLPAGNKRIDLVVVGARRRLAVECDGARYHSAPEQIRYDQQRDRELQRVGWTFWRIPESEFRFDPDEALTGLWEELDRLDIKPTSFTPATTPSPSATTTPGPQWTPIDLSTDDGTPEEPNESPDDLDATDPGDDHETDDTPEGSA is encoded by the coding sequence GTGGAACGTTGCCAGGACCCGGACCGCGGTGATCCGCCGCTGGCGGACTCGGGACCAGCGCACGCGTTGACAAGCGCCTCCGACGGCCAAGACCAGCCGGAGGAGTTGGATGGTCGCAGCGTCCGCCGTGAGGACGCGGCCGATGTGCTGCGTGCCTACGGTCCGTGGCTTGAGCGGTGGCGCCGGTGGGCGGCGCGGGAGCGTGCCGAGCGGGACCTGCGAGCGGTGTACGAGCAGGCCTACCAGTGGCACCAGAAGCTGACCCAGCAGGACGACCAGCTTGAACTCGTGCTGGCGGTCGGCCTCTTGACGTGGACTGATCCGCGGGGCGACACCGTGCACCGTCACCTTCTCACGCGTCGGGTGGAGACGTCGGTGGACCGCAGGACCGCCCGCCTCACGGTCCGTCTCACCACCGAGGGCGCGACGCGGCTGGAGGACCAGGCCTTCCTCGACACCAACGACGGCTGGGCTCCCGAGCGGTCGGCGGCGCTTGTGGAGGAGATCGCGGCGCAGTCGCTGCACCCGCTGGGTGAGGATGCGTTGGAGCAGCTTGCCCAGTGGCAGGAGCGGGTGCTCCAGCGCCCGGTGGCGTTCAGCGCCGAGTGGGAGCCGCCTCGCGAGCCGGAGGCCGGCGCGCGGCTCACCTTCGCCCCTGCTTTGGTGCTGCGTCCACGTGACCGCAACGCCTTGCTGGGCTTCTACGACCGGATCGCGGACACCATTGCGTCCGAGGCCCATGCGCCGCTCGGCCTGGCCCAACTGGTGCTGCCCTTGAACGCTGAGGAGCGGGCGGGCTGGGGCGGTCAGGCGACGCCGCCGCTGTTCGGTGACGACCCGCTCTTCCCGGGGAAGACCAATGAACGGCAACGCAGCGTGCTCCGGCGGTTGGAGCATGACTCCGGTGTGGTGGTGCAGGGGCCGCCTGGTACCGGCAAGACGCATACGATCGCGAACCTGGTCTGTGCGCTGCTCGCGCAGGGCCAGCGGGTCTTGGTGACCAGCGCGCGTGATCAGGCCCTGACGGTGCTGCGTGACAAACTGCCCCCTGCGGTACGGGACTTGTGCATCCTTCTCCTGAGCTCGGCGCGTCGGGACGGCGCCGACGAGCTTGACCGGACGATCAACGCCCTGTCCGATCAGGTCGCCGCCAGCGACCCGGAACAACTCCGTGACGAGATCCGTCGCCTGTCCGCGCGCCGAGACGAGGTGCGCGGGAGCATCCGCTCGCTGACCGAGCAGGTCATCGCGCTCCGGGAGGCGGAGCTCTACCGGCACCCGGAGATCGCCCCCGGCTACACGGGCACGCTCGCGGAGATCGTTCAGCGCGTCCGCGATCTCACGGAAAGCCACTCGTGGATCGGGGTGATCCCCGATACCGGGCAGGCACTTTCCACTCCACCGTTGTCACCCGCGCAGGCGGCGGAGCTGCTCAGTTTGCTGCGCGACGGCGCCGCTGAGCCGCAGCGGACAGGCGTTGTGCCACATCCGGGAACCCTGCCGTCACCCGACGACGTGGCCCGCGCGCTCGCGTCGAGTCTGATCCCCGACGACGGTCTTTCCGCCGAGGCCGTCGGTTTGCGCGACGAACTCGCGCGGTTCCCGGTCGACGTCACCGACGAACTTGCCGCGCTTGCGGGGGATTGCCGCACCGCCCTCCATCACCTCGGGATACCGGCCGCGACCGACCAGTGGCCCGAAAACAAGTGGGCCACCAGGGCCTTGTCGGACCGGCTTTCCCGGACAAACGGCACGCTGTGGCGTCGTGTCTCCGAGCTTGCGGACCAACTCACCGCCGTGTCCGACCAGATGGACGAGCTGGGGACGAAGCGCGTGGTCGTACCGGGGCAGTTGTCCGCCGAACGGGCCGACTCGCTGCTCCTCCAGGGATCCGGCCTGCGCGACCACCTGTCCGCCGGCGGCAAACTGCGGACGCCGGGCAGTCTCTTTTCGTCCAAGGCGCAGAAGGCCGCCCAGGAGTTCCTCGACACCTGCACGGTGAGCGGACATGCGCCGCGAACGGTGGAGGATATCGACGCCGTTCTCGCCTACCTGCGGGCGCACTCGCTCGTCGCGGCGGTTGCGAAGCGGTGGGCTCAGGCAGGAGTCCCGGCATCCGACGGGCCTGTGGAACTCCGCCTGGCGGCGCTGACGGAGGCGTACACCCTCCTTGCGCACGTGGACGCGTTCGGCGCTGCCCGCGAACGCATCGACAAACTGCTCGTCCGCCACGGCCGGCACATCCCCCTCACCTCCCGCCCCGCCTGGCAGAATTTCACCAACGCACTGGCTGCCCTGGCCGGCTGGCGGACTGCGGACGAAGCCCTGGCACAACTCGGCGCATGGGACGAACTGCTCCGCACTCCGGTCGACGGCTCCCATGCCGCCCCCGAAGCACTGGGCGCCGCCCAGGCCGTTCGTGACCACGACGTCGACGGCTACACGAAGCAACTCCACGCGCTGCGTGAGGCGTACGCGCGCGAGCAGCGACAACGCCGCTGCGCTGTCCTCCTTGAAGGATTGCGCACGGCGCACCCCATGTTCGCCGATCAGCTGACCTACTCCCCCCACGACCCCGCGTGGGACACGCGGCTGGGCTCGCTGGCAGAGGCGTGGGCCTGGTCGGCGGCCTCCGCATTCGTACGCGGTCAGCGCACGCCGGGCCGCGAGCGCCGACTCGAAGGCGAACTGGCCGAGTGCGAGCGGAACCTCGAAGCCCTGACCGGCGACCTCGCCGCCGCATGGGGCCGACTCCACTGTCTGACGCGGATGACACAGCAGCAACGCTCAGCGCTCCAGGCATACCGCAACCACATGGCGTCGTACGGCAAAGGCAAAGGCCGCCACGCCGGCCGCTACCGGGCCGCGGCGCAGGACGCGATGAGGACAGCGCAGAGTGCGGTGCCTGCGTGGGTCATGCCCGTCGCCCAGGTGGCCGAGATGGTCCAGCCGAAGCGCGACGCGTTCGACGTCGTCATCGTCGACGAAGCCAGCCAGGCGGGCATGGACGCCCTGTTCCTGCTGTGGCTGGCCCCCCGCGTCATCGTCGTCGGAGACGACAAACAGTGCGCGCCGCCGCTCAGCGGCATGGGCCGTGTGCAGGCGATCATGGACCGCCTCACCTCTCACATGCCGGAGATGCCGCTCCGGCTTCGCCAGCTCTACACTCCGACCACCAACCTCTACGGACTGCTGTCGACCTTCTTCCCACAGGTCATCCGGCTGGAGGAGCACTTCCGCTGCATGCCCGAGATCATCGGCTGGTCGTCCCAGACGTTCTACAACAACAGGCTGCAGCCGCTCCGCCAGTACGGGGGTGAACGCCTCGAACCCCTGGTGACGAGATTCGTCGACGGGGCGGTCACCAAGGGACGCGACAGTCGTCTGCACAACCCGAAGGAAGCCGAGGCGATCGTCGACTGCGTGGCCGCGCTCACGGAAGACCCGGCCTATCAGGACAAGACCATCGGCATCATCGCCCTCCAGGGGCCCGTCGGACAGGTCAACCTCCTGGAGCGACTCGTCAACGAGCGTCTCCCCGCCCCGGTGCGCGAGCACCACCGGATCCGGGTGGGTACTCCCGCGTCGTTCCAGGGCGACGAACGGCACGTGATTCTGCTGTCGATGGTCGCGACCCATCCGCCGCGGATCATGGGTGGTGCGCTGAGCGAACGGCGGTCCTACAACGTCGCCGCGTCGCGGGCCCAGGACCAGATGTGGCTGTTCTACTCAATCCCGCCGGACCGACTCAAGCCCGGCGACCTGCGCACGAACCTGCTCGCCTATATGCGGAACCCACCCGCGGCGCTGGCAGCCGCCGACAGTCTCGGAGCGGTCGCCCACGACGTCGTCCAGGACCCTTTCGAATCACTCTTCGAGCAACACGTCTACCTGCACCTGAGGGAACGCGGGTACCACGTCGTCCCACAGCTTCCGGCAGGCAACAAGCGCATCGACCTCGTCGTCGTGGGAGCGCGCCGGCGCCTGGCAGTGGAATGCGACGGCGCCCGATACCACTCGGCTCCCGAGCAGATCCGCTACGACCAGCAGCGCGACCGCGAACTCCAGCGCGTCGGCTGGACGTTCTGGCGCATCCCCGAGAGCGAGTTCCGATTCGACCCCGACGAGGCCTTGACCGGCTTGTGGGAGGAACTCGATCGCCTGGACATCAAACCGACCTCCTTCACACCGGCAACCACGCCATCGCCCTCGGCCACCACAACACCCGGCCCGCAGTGGACCCCGATCGACCTCTCAACCGACGACGGCACGCCCGAGGAACCAAACGAATCCCCCGACGACCTGGACGCGACCGATCCGGGCGACGACCACGAAACCGATGACACCCCGGAAGGCTCGGCATGA
- a CDS encoding zinc-ribbon domain-containing protein has protein sequence MVLAMTQESRQLPPERRELLEREFVHNITHPERKFIDMSRRSVDICRWRCSTCGHSWDARFGWRNRVYNPTNCPECFKRRNRAPGAGEALTDIDPDLAKQFRKNLSRPDRSPDNLRSMSHDKCEWECPQGHLWTATVANRSNGRGCPKCSGHGRSLFECKVAMLVEAASGLDVELDHRLRLPGRNADRFDLFIPALSLLIDLDPQWSHHTAASLSRDTAKTRATLAAGRQYTKVRARGLPPIPIDGFPQHEAGPGVDPLAWADAVGLALRLYDVAWVALTPTDVDAALTKASRLWQAAVAGPDITALDVAPYLAEEFTGNITNPGRGLDRMPPGCNDVCGWRCLTCGCGHTWEGPLHSRTLSGRGCRKCGYRKTGADNSRPEPGKSLADVNRHLAAQLIEVIEHPGWTAHDLLPSSNKRCRWRCPAVDCTHEWIAPSSRRSGQSKDGGCPQCARKRTTAGRIRPQPGKSLLDRFPRIGNELVDIAAHPGWTAANLRPSSTITCTWKCSMPGCPGTWTATPDQRTRRAGTGTPCPVCRPPRNKRSGNPKLR, from the coding sequence ATGGTTCTCGCCATGACACAAGAAAGCCGTCAGTTGCCGCCTGAGCGCCGCGAACTGCTGGAACGAGAGTTCGTCCACAACATCACACACCCAGAGCGCAAGTTCATCGACATGTCCCGCAGATCGGTAGACATCTGCCGGTGGCGGTGTTCCACCTGCGGACACTCCTGGGATGCGCGGTTCGGCTGGCGCAACCGCGTGTACAACCCCACCAACTGCCCCGAATGCTTCAAACGGCGCAATCGCGCACCTGGCGCCGGTGAAGCACTCACCGACATCGATCCCGATCTCGCCAAACAGTTCCGCAAGAACCTCTCCCGGCCCGACCGCAGCCCGGACAACTTGCGATCCATGAGCCACGACAAGTGCGAATGGGAGTGCCCGCAGGGCCATCTCTGGACTGCCACAGTCGCGAACCGATCCAACGGCCGCGGCTGCCCCAAGTGCAGCGGGCACGGCAGGTCCCTTTTCGAATGCAAGGTCGCAATGCTCGTCGAGGCGGCCTCGGGACTGGATGTCGAACTCGACCACCGGCTCCGGCTCCCGGGCCGCAACGCAGACCGATTCGACCTCTTCATTCCGGCCCTCAGCTTGCTGATAGACCTCGACCCACAGTGGAGCCACCACACCGCCGCCAGCCTCAGCCGAGACACCGCAAAGACCCGTGCGACCTTAGCTGCCGGGCGCCAGTACACGAAGGTCCGCGCACGCGGTCTGCCGCCCATCCCCATCGACGGGTTCCCGCAGCACGAAGCGGGCCCCGGTGTCGACCCCCTTGCGTGGGCCGATGCAGTCGGGCTTGCCCTGCGCCTTTACGATGTGGCCTGGGTGGCCCTCACGCCGACGGACGTCGACGCAGCCCTGACAAAGGCGTCTCGGCTGTGGCAAGCGGCGGTGGCCGGCCCGGATATCACGGCGCTGGACGTCGCGCCGTACCTGGCCGAGGAGTTCACTGGCAACATCACCAACCCGGGCCGCGGGCTCGACCGCATGCCGCCGGGCTGCAACGACGTGTGCGGATGGCGGTGCCTCACCTGCGGCTGCGGCCACACCTGGGAAGGCCCCCTGCACAGCAGGACGCTGTCCGGCCGAGGATGCCGCAAGTGCGGGTACCGCAAGACGGGCGCGGACAACAGCCGTCCCGAGCCCGGTAAGTCACTGGCTGACGTGAACCGCCACCTCGCCGCGCAGCTGATCGAGGTCATCGAACACCCGGGCTGGACCGCCCACGACCTGCTCCCCTCCTCCAACAAGCGGTGCCGATGGCGATGCCCAGCTGTCGACTGCACCCACGAATGGATCGCGCCCTCCAGTCGGCGCTCCGGACAAAGCAAAGACGGCGGATGCCCGCAGTGCGCCCGCAAACGCACAACCGCAGGCCGGATCCGCCCGCAGCCCGGCAAATCCCTGCTCGACCGCTTTCCCCGCATCGGCAACGAACTCGTCGACATCGCAGCCCACCCCGGCTGGACGGCCGCGAACCTGCGTCCCAGCTCAACCATCACCTGTACCTGGAAGTGCAGCATGCCGGGCTGCCCCGGCACGTGGACCGCGACCCCGGACCAGCGCACCCGCCGGGCCGGCACCGGCACACCATGCCCTGTATGTCGGCCGCCCCGCAACAAGCGATCGGGCAATCCCAAACTGCGGTAA